The following are encoded in a window of Camelus ferus isolate YT-003-E chromosome 28, BCGSAC_Cfer_1.0, whole genome shotgun sequence genomic DNA:
- the CNNM3 gene encoding metal transporter CNNM3 isoform X1 produces the protein MAAAAVGRLGWLLSALCLGTAAGEVAPDPRVLGVCLEEDGVADAGWVREGEVRAAPEATFRLRLFGLGFANSSWSWVAPEGAGCPEDGPAAAPDEAAAPTGEWRALLRLRAEAGRPQSAPLAVRGEPGGGAAGEASAPTGEWRTLLRLRAEAVLPHSALLAVRLEPGGAAAEEAAPPWALGLGAAGLLALAALARGLQLSALALAPAEVQVLRESGSEAERAAARRLEPARRWAGCALGALLLLASLAQAALAVLLYRAAGQRAVPAVLGSAGLVFLVGEVVPAAVSGRWTLALAPRALLLSRLAVLLTLPVALPVGQLLELAARPGRLRERVLELARGGGDPYSDLSKGVLPSRTVEDVLTPLEDCFMLDASTVLDFGVLASIMQSGHTRIPVYEEERSNIVDMLYLKDLAFVDPEDCTPLSTITRFYNHPLHFVFNDTKLDAVLEEFKRGKSHLAIVQKVNNEGEGDPFYEVLGLVTLEDVIEEIIKSEILDESEDYRDTMVKKKPASLSAPLRAKEEFSLFKVSDNEYKVKISPQLLLATQRFLSREVDVFSPLRISEKVLLHLLKHPSVNQEVRFDENNRLAVHHYLYQRSQPVDYFILILQGRVEVEIGKEGLKFENGAFTYYGVSALTAPSSVHQSPVSSLQSIRYDPPPEPADGTRLSAYCPDYTVRALSDLQFIKVTRLQYLNALLATRAQTLPPSPENADLQAIPGSQTRLLGDKTATTAGSNHSRPGLPAEESPGRNPGV, from the exons atggcggcggcggcggtgggtCGGCTAGGCTGGTTGCTCTCCGCGCTCTGCCTGGGCACTGCCGCCGGGGAGGTAGCGCCGGACCCGCGAGTGCTGGGCGTCTGTCTGGAGGAGGACGGAGTCGCGGACGCTGGGTGGGTGCGCGAAGGGGAGGTGCGGGCCGCGCCAGAGGCCACCTTCCGCTTGCGCCTCTTTGGCTTGGGCTTCGCCAACAGCTCCTGGTCCTGGGTGGCCCCTGAGGGGGCGGGCTGCCCCGAGGACGGGCCGGCCGCAGCGCCCGACGAGGCAGCGGCCCCCACGGGCGAGTGGCGCGCGCTGCTGCGCCTGCGCGCCGAGGCCGGGCGCCCGCAGTCGGCTCCGCTTGCGGTGCGCGGGGAGCCGGGCGGCGGAGCTGCCGGGGAGGCTTCGGCCCCGACGGGCGAGTGGCGCACGCTGCTGCGCCTGCGCGCCGAGGCCGTGCTCCCGCACTCGGCGCTGCTGGCTGTGCGCTTGGAGCCGGGCGGCGCGGCGGCCGAGGAGGCGGCGCCGCCCTGGGCGCtgggcctgggggctgcagggctgctggCGCTGGCGGCGCTGGCACGGGGCCTGCAGCTGAGCGCGCTGGCGCTGGCGCCGGCCGAGGTGCAGGTGCTGCGCGAGAGCGGCTCGGAGGCGGAGCGTGCGGCGGCGCGGCGCCTGGAGCCCGCGCGACGCTGGGCCGGCTGCGCCCTGGGCGCTCTGCTGCTGCTGGCTAGCCTGGCGCAGGCGGCTCTGGCGGTGCTTCTGTACCGCGCGGCGGGACAGCGCGCGGTGCCCGCCGTGCTGGGCAGCGCGGGGCTCGTGTTCCTGGTGGGCGAGGTGGTGCCGGCCGCCGTGAGCGGGCGTTGGACGTTGGCACTGGCGCCGCGCGCGCTGCTCCTCAGCCGCCTGGCGGTGCTGCTCACCCTGCCCGTGGCGCTGCCGGTGGGTCAATTACTGGAGCTGGCGGCGCGGCCCGGGCGGCTGCGTGAGCGCGTGCTGGAGCTGGCGCGCGGTGGCGGCGACCCCTACAGCGATCTCAGCAAGGGCGTGCTGCCGAGCCGGACCGTGGAGGATGTGCTCACGCCCCTCGAGGACTGCTTCATGCTGGACGCCAGCACCGTGCTGGACTTTGGCGTCCTGGCCAGCATCATGCAGAGCGGGCACACGCGCATCCCCGTGTACGAAGAGGAGCGCTCCAACATCGTGGACATGCTCTACCTCAAGGACTTGGCCTTCGTGGATCCCGAAGACTGCACACCGCTCAGCACCATCACTCGCTTCTACAACCACCCACTCCACTTCGTCTTCAATGACACCAAACTGGACGCCGTCCTGGAGGAATTCAAGCGAG GGAAGTCCCACCTGGCCATCGTGCAGAAGGTGAACAACGAGGGCGAAGGTGACCCCTTCTACGAGGTGCTGGGCCTGGTCACCCTGGAGGACGTCATCGAGGAGATCATCAAGTCTGAGATCCTGGACGAGTCTGAAGACTACC GAGACACCATGGTGAAGAAGAAGCCTGCTTCTCTGAGTGCTCCTCTCAGGGCAAAGGAGGAATTCTCCTTGTTCAAGGTGTCTGACAATGAATATAAAGTGAAAATCTCGCCTCAGCTGCTCTTGGCCACCCAGCGCTTCCTTTCCCGAG AGGTGGATGTATTCAGCCCACTGCGGATCTCCGAGAAGGTCCTGCTGCACCTGCTGAAGCATCCCAGCGTCAACCAGGAAGTGAGGTTTGATGAGAACAACCGCCTGGCTGTGCACCATTACCTGTACCAGCGCAGCCAGCCAGTGGATTACTTCATCCTCATCCTGCAG ggCAGGGTGGAGGTAGAGATTGGGAAAGAGGGCCTGAAGTTTGAGAACGGGGCCTTTACCTACTATGGAGTGTCTGCCCTGACGGCGCCGTCCTCCG TCCACCAGTCCCCGGTGTCCTCGCTCCAGTCCATCCGCTACGACCCGCCACCTGAGCCCGCCGATGGCACCCGCTTGTCTGCGTATTGTCCTGACTACACCGTGAGGGCCCTCTCTGACCTGCAGTTCATCAAG GTCACGCGGCTGCAGTACCTCAACGCACTCCTGGCTACCCGAGCCCAGACCCTGCCGCCGTCCCCTGAGAATGCGGACCTTCAGGCCATCCCAGGCAGCCAGACCAGGCTCCTCGGTGACAAGACAGCCACCACCGCAG gGTCCAACCACAGCAGACCCGGCCTCCCAGCGGAGGAGAGCCCAGGGCGGAACCCAGGAGTTTAA
- the CNNM3 gene encoding metal transporter CNNM3 isoform X2 produces the protein MAAAAVGRLGWLLSALCLGTAAGEVAPDPRVLGVCLEEDGVADAGWVREGEVRAAPEATFRLRLFGLGFANSSWSWVAPEGAGCPEDGPAAAPDEAAAPTGEWRALLRLRAEAGRPQSAPLAVRGEPGGGAAGEASAPTGEWRTLLRLRAEAVLPHSALLAVRLEPGGAAAEEAAPPWALGLGAAGLLALAALARGLQLSALALAPAEVQVLRESGSEAERAAARRLEPARRWAGCALGALLLLASLAQAALAVLLYRAAGQRAVPAVLGSAGLVFLVGEVVPAAVSGRWTLALAPRALLLSRLAVLLTLPVALPVGQLLELAARPGRLRERVLELARGGGDPYSDLSKGVLPSRTVEDVLTPLEDCFMLDASTVLDFGVLASIMQSGHTRIPVYEEERSNIVDMLYLKDLAFVDPEDCTPLSTITRFYNHPLHFVFNDTKLDAVLEEFKRGKSHLAIVQKVNNEGEGDPFYEVLGLVTLEDVIEEIIKSEILDESEDYRDTMVKKKPASLSAPLRAKEEFSLFKVSDNEYKVKISPQLLLATQRFLSREVDVFSPLRISEKVLLHLLKHPSVNQEVRFDENNRLAVHHYLYQRSQPVDYFILILQGRVEVEIGKEGLKFENGAFTYYGVSALTAPSSVHQSPVSSLQSIRYDPPPEPADGTRLSAYCPDYTVRALSDLQFIKVTRLQYLNALLATRAQTLPPSPENADLQAIPGSQTRLLGDKTATTAAFPVDLSLFGTFGNCS, from the exons atggcggcggcggcggtgggtCGGCTAGGCTGGTTGCTCTCCGCGCTCTGCCTGGGCACTGCCGCCGGGGAGGTAGCGCCGGACCCGCGAGTGCTGGGCGTCTGTCTGGAGGAGGACGGAGTCGCGGACGCTGGGTGGGTGCGCGAAGGGGAGGTGCGGGCCGCGCCAGAGGCCACCTTCCGCTTGCGCCTCTTTGGCTTGGGCTTCGCCAACAGCTCCTGGTCCTGGGTGGCCCCTGAGGGGGCGGGCTGCCCCGAGGACGGGCCGGCCGCAGCGCCCGACGAGGCAGCGGCCCCCACGGGCGAGTGGCGCGCGCTGCTGCGCCTGCGCGCCGAGGCCGGGCGCCCGCAGTCGGCTCCGCTTGCGGTGCGCGGGGAGCCGGGCGGCGGAGCTGCCGGGGAGGCTTCGGCCCCGACGGGCGAGTGGCGCACGCTGCTGCGCCTGCGCGCCGAGGCCGTGCTCCCGCACTCGGCGCTGCTGGCTGTGCGCTTGGAGCCGGGCGGCGCGGCGGCCGAGGAGGCGGCGCCGCCCTGGGCGCtgggcctgggggctgcagggctgctggCGCTGGCGGCGCTGGCACGGGGCCTGCAGCTGAGCGCGCTGGCGCTGGCGCCGGCCGAGGTGCAGGTGCTGCGCGAGAGCGGCTCGGAGGCGGAGCGTGCGGCGGCGCGGCGCCTGGAGCCCGCGCGACGCTGGGCCGGCTGCGCCCTGGGCGCTCTGCTGCTGCTGGCTAGCCTGGCGCAGGCGGCTCTGGCGGTGCTTCTGTACCGCGCGGCGGGACAGCGCGCGGTGCCCGCCGTGCTGGGCAGCGCGGGGCTCGTGTTCCTGGTGGGCGAGGTGGTGCCGGCCGCCGTGAGCGGGCGTTGGACGTTGGCACTGGCGCCGCGCGCGCTGCTCCTCAGCCGCCTGGCGGTGCTGCTCACCCTGCCCGTGGCGCTGCCGGTGGGTCAATTACTGGAGCTGGCGGCGCGGCCCGGGCGGCTGCGTGAGCGCGTGCTGGAGCTGGCGCGCGGTGGCGGCGACCCCTACAGCGATCTCAGCAAGGGCGTGCTGCCGAGCCGGACCGTGGAGGATGTGCTCACGCCCCTCGAGGACTGCTTCATGCTGGACGCCAGCACCGTGCTGGACTTTGGCGTCCTGGCCAGCATCATGCAGAGCGGGCACACGCGCATCCCCGTGTACGAAGAGGAGCGCTCCAACATCGTGGACATGCTCTACCTCAAGGACTTGGCCTTCGTGGATCCCGAAGACTGCACACCGCTCAGCACCATCACTCGCTTCTACAACCACCCACTCCACTTCGTCTTCAATGACACCAAACTGGACGCCGTCCTGGAGGAATTCAAGCGAG GGAAGTCCCACCTGGCCATCGTGCAGAAGGTGAACAACGAGGGCGAAGGTGACCCCTTCTACGAGGTGCTGGGCCTGGTCACCCTGGAGGACGTCATCGAGGAGATCATCAAGTCTGAGATCCTGGACGAGTCTGAAGACTACC GAGACACCATGGTGAAGAAGAAGCCTGCTTCTCTGAGTGCTCCTCTCAGGGCAAAGGAGGAATTCTCCTTGTTCAAGGTGTCTGACAATGAATATAAAGTGAAAATCTCGCCTCAGCTGCTCTTGGCCACCCAGCGCTTCCTTTCCCGAG AGGTGGATGTATTCAGCCCACTGCGGATCTCCGAGAAGGTCCTGCTGCACCTGCTGAAGCATCCCAGCGTCAACCAGGAAGTGAGGTTTGATGAGAACAACCGCCTGGCTGTGCACCATTACCTGTACCAGCGCAGCCAGCCAGTGGATTACTTCATCCTCATCCTGCAG ggCAGGGTGGAGGTAGAGATTGGGAAAGAGGGCCTGAAGTTTGAGAACGGGGCCTTTACCTACTATGGAGTGTCTGCCCTGACGGCGCCGTCCTCCG TCCACCAGTCCCCGGTGTCCTCGCTCCAGTCCATCCGCTACGACCCGCCACCTGAGCCCGCCGATGGCACCCGCTTGTCTGCGTATTGTCCTGACTACACCGTGAGGGCCCTCTCTGACCTGCAGTTCATCAAG GTCACGCGGCTGCAGTACCTCAACGCACTCCTGGCTACCCGAGCCCAGACCCTGCCGCCGTCCCCTGAGAATGCGGACCTTCAGGCCATCCCAGGCAGCCAGACCAGGCTCCTCGGTGACAAGACAGCCACCACCGCAG CCTTCCCAGTAGACCTTTCCCTCTTTGGCACATTTGGAAACTGCAGTTGA
- the CNNM3 gene encoding metal transporter CNNM3 isoform X3 — MAAAAVGRLGWLLSALCLGTAAGEVAPDPRVLGVCLEEDGVADAGWVREGEVRAAPEATFRLRLFGLGFANSSWSWVAPEGAGCPEDGPAAAPDEAAAPTGEWRALLRLRAEAGRPQSAPLAVRGEPGGGAAGEASAPTGEWRTLLRLRAEAVLPHSALLAVRLEPGGAAAEEAAPPWALGLGAAGLLALAALARGLQLSALALAPAEVQVLRESGSEAERAAARRLEPARRWAGCALGALLLLASLAQAALAVLLYRAAGQRAVPAVLGSAGLVFLVGEVVPAAVSGRWTLALAPRALLLSRLAVLLTLPVALPVGQLLELAARPGRLRERVLELARGGGDPYSDLSKGVLPSRTVEDVLTPLEDCFMLDASTVLDFGVLASIMQSGHTRIPVYEEERSNIVDMLYLKDLAFVDPEDCTPLSTITRFYNHPLHFVFNDTKLDAVLEEFKRGKSHLAIVQKVNNEGEGDPFYEVLGLVTLEDVIEEIIKSEILDESEDYRDTMVKKKPASLSAPLRAKEEFSLFKVSDNEYKVKISPQLLLATQRFLSREVDVFSPLRISEKVLLHLLKHPSVNQEVRFDENNRLAVHHYLYQRSQPVDYFILILQGRVEVEIGKEGLKFENGAFTYYGVSALTAPSSVHQSPVSSLQSIRYDPPPEPADGTRLSAYCPDYTVRALSDLQFIKVVPAR; from the exons atggcggcggcggcggtgggtCGGCTAGGCTGGTTGCTCTCCGCGCTCTGCCTGGGCACTGCCGCCGGGGAGGTAGCGCCGGACCCGCGAGTGCTGGGCGTCTGTCTGGAGGAGGACGGAGTCGCGGACGCTGGGTGGGTGCGCGAAGGGGAGGTGCGGGCCGCGCCAGAGGCCACCTTCCGCTTGCGCCTCTTTGGCTTGGGCTTCGCCAACAGCTCCTGGTCCTGGGTGGCCCCTGAGGGGGCGGGCTGCCCCGAGGACGGGCCGGCCGCAGCGCCCGACGAGGCAGCGGCCCCCACGGGCGAGTGGCGCGCGCTGCTGCGCCTGCGCGCCGAGGCCGGGCGCCCGCAGTCGGCTCCGCTTGCGGTGCGCGGGGAGCCGGGCGGCGGAGCTGCCGGGGAGGCTTCGGCCCCGACGGGCGAGTGGCGCACGCTGCTGCGCCTGCGCGCCGAGGCCGTGCTCCCGCACTCGGCGCTGCTGGCTGTGCGCTTGGAGCCGGGCGGCGCGGCGGCCGAGGAGGCGGCGCCGCCCTGGGCGCtgggcctgggggctgcagggctgctggCGCTGGCGGCGCTGGCACGGGGCCTGCAGCTGAGCGCGCTGGCGCTGGCGCCGGCCGAGGTGCAGGTGCTGCGCGAGAGCGGCTCGGAGGCGGAGCGTGCGGCGGCGCGGCGCCTGGAGCCCGCGCGACGCTGGGCCGGCTGCGCCCTGGGCGCTCTGCTGCTGCTGGCTAGCCTGGCGCAGGCGGCTCTGGCGGTGCTTCTGTACCGCGCGGCGGGACAGCGCGCGGTGCCCGCCGTGCTGGGCAGCGCGGGGCTCGTGTTCCTGGTGGGCGAGGTGGTGCCGGCCGCCGTGAGCGGGCGTTGGACGTTGGCACTGGCGCCGCGCGCGCTGCTCCTCAGCCGCCTGGCGGTGCTGCTCACCCTGCCCGTGGCGCTGCCGGTGGGTCAATTACTGGAGCTGGCGGCGCGGCCCGGGCGGCTGCGTGAGCGCGTGCTGGAGCTGGCGCGCGGTGGCGGCGACCCCTACAGCGATCTCAGCAAGGGCGTGCTGCCGAGCCGGACCGTGGAGGATGTGCTCACGCCCCTCGAGGACTGCTTCATGCTGGACGCCAGCACCGTGCTGGACTTTGGCGTCCTGGCCAGCATCATGCAGAGCGGGCACACGCGCATCCCCGTGTACGAAGAGGAGCGCTCCAACATCGTGGACATGCTCTACCTCAAGGACTTGGCCTTCGTGGATCCCGAAGACTGCACACCGCTCAGCACCATCACTCGCTTCTACAACCACCCACTCCACTTCGTCTTCAATGACACCAAACTGGACGCCGTCCTGGAGGAATTCAAGCGAG GGAAGTCCCACCTGGCCATCGTGCAGAAGGTGAACAACGAGGGCGAAGGTGACCCCTTCTACGAGGTGCTGGGCCTGGTCACCCTGGAGGACGTCATCGAGGAGATCATCAAGTCTGAGATCCTGGACGAGTCTGAAGACTACC GAGACACCATGGTGAAGAAGAAGCCTGCTTCTCTGAGTGCTCCTCTCAGGGCAAAGGAGGAATTCTCCTTGTTCAAGGTGTCTGACAATGAATATAAAGTGAAAATCTCGCCTCAGCTGCTCTTGGCCACCCAGCGCTTCCTTTCCCGAG AGGTGGATGTATTCAGCCCACTGCGGATCTCCGAGAAGGTCCTGCTGCACCTGCTGAAGCATCCCAGCGTCAACCAGGAAGTGAGGTTTGATGAGAACAACCGCCTGGCTGTGCACCATTACCTGTACCAGCGCAGCCAGCCAGTGGATTACTTCATCCTCATCCTGCAG ggCAGGGTGGAGGTAGAGATTGGGAAAGAGGGCCTGAAGTTTGAGAACGGGGCCTTTACCTACTATGGAGTGTCTGCCCTGACGGCGCCGTCCTCCG TCCACCAGTCCCCGGTGTCCTCGCTCCAGTCCATCCGCTACGACCCGCCACCTGAGCCCGCCGATGGCACCCGCTTGTCTGCGTATTGTCCTGACTACACCGTGAGGGCCCTCTCTGACCTGCAGTTCATCAAG GTTGTGCCTGCTCGGTGA